The Achromobacter deleyi region AGCGCCATGCCGGCACCACCTTCTGGTTGTGGAGGATGGCGATGATGTGCTCGATGGAAAAGAGCGCGATCAAGCCTCCCGACAGGGTTGCGGGGATGTACTTCCAGGCGTTGGAGATGCCCAGGTTGGGTATCTTGTAGGCCGCCACGGATTCGGCCAGCACGGCGCAGTTCCACGCCATCAGCACGCCGAACAGCAGCACGAGCAGATGGATGAAGATCCGGAGCCGGCGCTGTCCGGCGGCGGGCAGCGCGTCCAGCAGCGATTCGAAGCCGATGTGGCCCGCGTCGCGCACGCCGACCGCGGCGCCCAGCATGGTGACGTACAGCACCAGCAGCAGCGCCAGGCTTTCCGCCCAGGTCGGCGTGCTGTTGAGCACGTGCCGTCCGAAGATCTGCAAGGTAACGGCGATGATCAGGCAGATCAGCCCGAACACGCTGGTCCACATGCATGCGCGCGCCAGTTTGGCGCAGCCGCGCGCGTAGGCGTCCAGCGGGGCGGCCAGGGCTTGCGCCCGGCCTCCCGCGGTTACCTGAGGTTCATTCGTAGGTGTCGCCAGCATGATGACCTCACTTCACGGCCTGGATCTTGGCGACCAGATCCTTCATCTCGGGCGTGGTGACGTAACGGTCGTACACGGGCTTCATCGCGCCCTGGAACGACGGCTTGTCCACTTCCACGATCTGCGCCCCGGCCTTCTCGACCACGGCGCGCGACTTCTGTTCGCGCTCGTCCCACAGCTTGCGCATGAAGGGCACCGATTCGCGGGCAGCTTCGCGAAGGATCTTCTGGTCATCGGGCGGCAGCTTGTCCCATTGGCGCTTGGAGAAGATCAGGATCTCCGGCGTCATGGTGTGCTCGGTCATCGAGTAGAACTTGGCCACTTCGAAGTGATGCGCGCTTTCGTAGCTGGGGAAGTTGTTCTCGGCCGCATCGACCAGGCCGGTCTTCAGCGAGGTATAGACCTCGCCCATCGGCATCGGCGTGGCGTTGCCGCCCATGGCTTCCACCATGGCGACGGACAGGTCGGACTGCTGCACGCGGATCTTCAGGCCCTTGACGTCGGCCAGCGTCTTGACGGGCTTGTTGCGCGTGTACATGGAGCGCGAGCCGCTGTCGTACCACGCCAGCCCCACGAAGCCGGCGCCCTCGCACGAGCGCAGGATCTGATCGCCGATTTCGCTGTCCAGCACCTTGTGCAGGTGGTCCTTGGATCGGAACAGGAAGGGCAGCGACGGCACGCGCGTGGTCTGGCAGATGTTGTGCATGGCCGCGCTGGAGACGCGGGCCATGGCCAGGGCGCCCAGCTTCACCTGTTCGATCGAATCGTCTTCGCTGCCGAGCGAGCCGCCCGCATACACCTTCAGGGTGATGCGGCCGTTGGTGCGTTGCTTGACCAGCTCTCCGAACTGGCGCACGGCCTGAACGGTGGGGTAGTCGTCGGGATGGATGTCCGCGGAGCGCAGCTCGGCGGCATGGGTGGCGGGTACAAGCGTCAGCAATGCGGCCGCCGCCAAAATGGCGCGGGTCAGGTGAGGGCGCAGCATGTCTACCTCCGGTTGGGAGTACGGCGTTTCGTTGAGGGCCGAAGCGGCCCCGAAGCTCTTTGATATGGTCTGACCTACTCTGCGTGGGCGCGCAACAGGCGCCGATCGGGTGCTAACCGGCGCTGGCGGTTTCCTCCAGGCCCTGGGCGCCGGGACGCAAGGCGAAGACAGCGCCGTCCAGCGCGCCGGGGGCGGCATGCGGGGGGCGGATCGAGGTGACGAAAAGCGTGCCCATGTCGGCGCCGCCGAATGCGCACATGGCGACCTTGGCGGCAGGCACTTCCAGGCTGCGGTCCAGGCGACCGTCTGGCGTGTAGCGGTAGATCCGGCCGGCATCGTTGCCGCAGATCCAATAGCCGCCGTCCGTGTCCACCGCCGCGCCATCGGGCCGGCCCGCGGGCAGGGCGGCGATGAAGCTGCGGCGATTGCGCGGGACGCCGGTGTCGGGGTCGTAGTCGAAGGCCCAGACCGTCGAACGCGATGGATGGGAGTCCGACAGGTACATCGTCCTGCCGTCCGGGCTGAAGGCCAGGCCGTTGGGAACGATCAGGTCGTCCAGCAGGACGGACATGCCCGCCGCGTCATGGCGGTATAGCCGGCCCGCCGGCAGGGCCAGGCTCATGTCCATGGCCATGGTGCCCGCCAGAAAGCGCCCCTGCCGGTCGCAGCGGCCGTCGTTAAAGCGCATGCCGGGGGCTGCATGACCGACGGCGGCCAGCAACGTCGGCGCGCAGGGAGCGCCGGCTTGCAGCGCGCCGCAGGCATGGAGGCCGTCTTCCATGGCCAGCAGCCATCCGGCGCCGCGCATGGCGATGGACCCGGCCATCTGGGGCAGTGCCCAATGCGTGAAGGCGCCGCTGGCGGGCGACCAGCGCCAGAGCGCCTTGCCCGGGATGTCGGTCCAGTAGAAGGCCTGGTCGGCGGCGCGCCACACCGGGCTTTCTCCTACGCCGCACAACAAGGGACCTATACGTTCGGCGGTCACGGGCATGGGAGCGGATCAGGCGTTGGGGAAAGGGAAAGGGCCGGCCTTCACGAACGCGCCGCCCTGGTAGCGCGCGGCGGGATCGTCGGCGGGCAGCGGCGCCTGCGCTTCAACCTGCGCGCGAAACCGCTCCGAGGAATCCTTGGGCGCGAAGCCCAGCACCGCCGCGCCGCTGTTGTCCCACCAGCTGTCGCGGTTGGCGGAGGCGCCATACACGATGAGGTGGCCGACGTCCGGCGTGAACAAGGACCTGACGACCAGATCGGTCAGGTCGTCATAGCTGAGCCAGGTGACCATCATGCGGCGGTCCTTGGGTTCGGGAAACGACGAGCCGATGCGCAGGCACACGGTCTGGATGCCGTAGCGGTCGAAGTAGAAGCGCGACAGGTGTTCGCCGTAGGCCTTGCTCAGGCCGTAGTAGCCGTCGGGGCGCGGCGGGACGTCCGCATCCAGCGTGCGTCCTTGTTCATAGAAGCCGATGACGTGGTTCGAGCTGGCGAACACGACGCGCTTGACGCCATGGAGCCGCGCGGCCTCGTAGACGTTGTAGATGCCCTGGATGTTGGCGGGCAGGATTTCCTCGAAAGGCCGCTCCACCGAAACGCCGCCCAGATGCACAATGGCGTCCACGCCCTGGATCAGGCTGGAAACCGCGCAGGCATCGGCCAGGTTGCAGGAGACGGCTTCTTCGCCTTGCTCCGCCGGGGCCAGGGCCGCCACGTCCGAGACACGCAATATGTCCGCGTAGGCTTTCAAACGGGGGCGCAGCACCAGTCCCAGGTTGCCGGCGGCGCCGGTCAGCAACAAACGATGACAGCGGGGAGATGCAGGCATGGTGTTGACAGTTCGGCTCATGACGCAACGCTCGGTGAATGGCGCGGTGGAGTGGACTTATCTGGTACGTTATCGTACAACTAGTGCAAAGTATAATGAGCGAGAAATTTCAGCGTCAAGCTTTGCGCAACCGCTTTCGGACAATCCCTGATGAACGCTCCTGTCGCCACCCCTGTTTTGCCTCAGCGTCGTCCCCGGAACCTGGCCCAGGGCCTGGTGGAGAGCATCTCCGAGCGCATCCGCGGCGGAGATATCCGTCCCGGCGACAAGCTGCCGACCGAGTCCGAGATCATGCGTCAGTTCGGCGTAAGCCGCACCGTCGTGCGCGAGGCGCTATCGCGCCTGCAAGCGTCGGGCCTGGTCGAGACGCATCATGGCGTGGGCACCTATGCGCTGGAGCCGAGCGGCGGCGCCGACTTCCGGGTGGATCCGGCCGACATCGCCACGGTGCGCGACGTGCTGGTGTTGCTGGAACTGCGCATCTGCCTGGAAAGCGAGGCCGCGGGCCTGGCCGCCATCCGGCGCAGCGAGGTCCAATTGCAAGAGATGCGGCGCGCGCTGGATGCATTCAAACACGCGCTGGACAGCGGCGGCGACACGATCACGCCTGACTTCCAGTTCCATCTGCTTGTGGCGCAATCCACCGACAACCGCTATTTCGCGGACCTCATGTCGCACCTGGGTTCGGCCATCATTCCCCGCACCCGCATCAATTCCGCCAAGTTCGCGCACGAAGACCGCGCGGCCTATCTGGCGCGCGTGAATCTCGAGCACGAGGACATCTACAGCGCCATTACGCGCCAGGACGCCGAAGCCGCGCGCGCGGCCATGCGCACGCATTTGAGCAACAGCCGGGAACGCCTGCGCCGCGCGCAGTAGGCGATGCCGATGCCCGCCCTGGCGCGGTGATTTTCTGTAATACGATGTCATACAACCCGTAGTTCGGACGACGCCGCCGTCGATCTGCCCGAAAGCGCGTTAACCTTGGCCCGTTTTCAATCTTGGTCAACGAGGCGGCATGGTTCTGCTTGGCATACACGGCGGCATTCTTTCATCGGAACGGGCGTCTCGGCGCTTGGGGAGGGCCGCAGCATGCGCCGCCTGACTCTGCGATTCATTCTTGCCGTCCTGGCGCTGCTGACGCTGTCCCGGCTGGGGCTGGCGTACTGGATGTGGGACCGCGTGGAGGCCGCCGGCGGCCTGGGGCCGCTCCTGCTCGGCGGATTGCGCATC contains the following coding sequences:
- a CDS encoding NAD-dependent epimerase/dehydratase family protein — translated: MSRTVNTMPASPRCHRLLLTGAAGNLGLVLRPRLKAYADILRVSDVAALAPAEQGEEAVSCNLADACAVSSLIQGVDAIVHLGGVSVERPFEEILPANIQGIYNVYEAARLHGVKRVVFASSNHVIGFYEQGRTLDADVPPRPDGYYGLSKAYGEHLSRFYFDRYGIQTVCLRIGSSFPEPKDRRMMVTWLSYDDLTDLVVRSLFTPDVGHLIVYGASANRDSWWDNSGAAVLGFAPKDSSERFRAQVEAQAPLPADDPAARYQGGAFVKAGPFPFPNA
- a CDS encoding FadR/GntR family transcriptional regulator, which gives rise to MNAPVATPVLPQRRPRNLAQGLVESISERIRGGDIRPGDKLPTESEIMRQFGVSRTVVREALSRLQASGLVETHHGVGTYALEPSGGADFRVDPADIATVRDVLVLLELRICLESEAAGLAAIRRSEVQLQEMRRALDAFKHALDSGGDTITPDFQFHLLVAQSTDNRYFADLMSHLGSAIIPRTRINSAKFAHEDRAAYLARVNLEHEDIYSAITRQDAEAARAAMRTHLSNSRERLRRAQ
- a CDS encoding TRAP transporter substrate-binding protein produces the protein MLRPHLTRAILAAAALLTLVPATHAAELRSADIHPDDYPTVQAVRQFGELVKQRTNGRITLKVYAGGSLGSEDDSIEQVKLGALAMARVSSAAMHNICQTTRVPSLPFLFRSKDHLHKVLDSEIGDQILRSCEGAGFVGLAWYDSGSRSMYTRNKPVKTLADVKGLKIRVQQSDLSVAMVEAMGGNATPMPMGEVYTSLKTGLVDAAENNFPSYESAHHFEVAKFYSMTEHTMTPEILIFSKRQWDKLPPDDQKILREAARESVPFMRKLWDEREQKSRAVVEKAGAQIVEVDKPSFQGAMKPVYDRYVTTPEMKDLVAKIQAVK
- a CDS encoding SMP-30/gluconolactonase/LRE family protein — translated: MPVTAERIGPLLCGVGESPVWRAADQAFYWTDIPGKALWRWSPASGAFTHWALPQMAGSIAMRGAGWLLAMEDGLHACGALQAGAPCAPTLLAAVGHAAPGMRFNDGRCDRQGRFLAGTMAMDMSLALPAGRLYRHDAAGMSVLLDDLIVPNGLAFSPDGRTMYLSDSHPSRSTVWAFDYDPDTGVPRNRRSFIAALPAGRPDGAAVDTDGGYWICGNDAGRIYRYTPDGRLDRSLEVPAAKVAMCAFGGADMGTLFVTSIRPPHAAPGALDGAVFALRPGAQGLEETASAG
- a CDS encoding TRAP transporter small permease, producing the protein MLATPTNEPQVTAGGRAQALAAPLDAYARGCAKLARACMWTSVFGLICLIIAVTLQIFGRHVLNSTPTWAESLALLLVLYVTMLGAAVGVRDAGHIGFESLLDALPAAGQRRLRIFIHLLVLLFGVLMAWNCAVLAESVAAYKIPNLGISNAWKYIPATLSGGLIALFSIEHIIAILHNQKVVPAWR